A stretch of the Duncaniella dubosii genome encodes the following:
- a CDS encoding regulatory protein RecX, producing the protein MLKRKAPLTFDNALSRAADLCARCEQCSPDILKKLASWGINASDSAKIIRRLEELNFLDDMRFAKAYAHDKLHFSGWGRRKICQGLWVKRLPPDIIDHACDDIDEEEDEYRTIALRVMKAKIRQLKEWPLSRESKLKVVKFAMTRGFEYPLIVNIFRTEIAMMLTEENQ; encoded by the coding sequence ATGTTAAAGCGAAAAGCTCCTCTGACATTCGACAATGCACTTTCGAGGGCGGCAGATCTCTGTGCCCGCTGCGAACAATGTTCCCCCGACATACTTAAAAAGCTTGCTTCATGGGGAATCAACGCATCTGATTCAGCAAAAATCATCCGACGGCTTGAGGAGCTTAATTTTCTTGACGATATGCGTTTTGCAAAAGCCTATGCCCACGACAAGCTCCATTTCAGCGGTTGGGGTCGACGTAAAATTTGTCAGGGACTTTGGGTAAAACGTCTTCCGCCGGATATTATTGACCATGCCTGCGATGACATAGACGAGGAAGAGGATGAATACAGAACAATCGCATTACGTGTCATGAAAGCGAAGATACGTCAGCTTAAAGAATGGCCGCTCAGCCGTGAGTCGAAACTGAAAGTGGTCAAATTCGCCATGACACGAGGCTTTGAATATCCTTTGATTGTCAATATCTTCAGGACGGAAATAGCCATGATGCTGACAGAAGAGAATCAATGA
- a CDS encoding ComF family protein, producing the protein MNLSQTISTARLWVESFFNLIFPDVCTVCQRTLVNGENVMCLDCRLSLPLTGMHRIQPNEIHERLFMIGHPVKRATSLFYYYRENEYARLIHDTKYRSRPIVGRTLAAEHATELDACGFFDGIDALVPVPLHFFKRLQRGYNQATEIAEGISSVTGIPVADTLSASFHRSQTRKNAHQRLLNTRNIYSVEDISLITDRHILLVDDVITTGATMLSCIEAIKKASPTSEISIYSLAITRLH; encoded by the coding sequence ATGAATCTCAGCCAGACAATCTCCACTGCCCGACTTTGGGTCGAAAGCTTCTTCAATCTGATTTTTCCCGACGTATGCACAGTATGCCAGCGGACACTTGTAAATGGGGAAAATGTGATGTGTCTTGACTGCCGACTGTCGCTTCCTCTCACCGGAATGCACAGAATACAGCCAAACGAGATACACGAACGCCTGTTCATGATAGGACACCCTGTTAAACGGGCAACCTCATTGTTCTATTACTACAGGGAAAATGAATACGCACGTCTCATACATGATACGAAATACCGCAGCCGTCCTATCGTCGGACGCACTCTTGCAGCCGAACATGCCACAGAACTGGATGCCTGTGGATTTTTTGACGGTATAGACGCTCTTGTCCCGGTTCCCCTGCACTTTTTCAAACGTCTGCAACGTGGCTATAATCAGGCCACCGAGATAGCCGAAGGCATCAGCTCGGTTACCGGCATACCTGTTGCGGATACTCTATCTGCATCATTCCACAGATCCCAAACACGTAAAAACGCCCACCAGCGCCTGTTGAACACCCGCAATATCTACAGTGTGGAAGACATCTCCTTGATTACAGACAGACACATCCTTCTTGTCGATGATGTAATAACCACAGGCGCGACAATGCTTAGCTGCATCGAGGCAATAAAGAAAGCCTCGCCGACTTCAGAAATCAGTATTTACTCTCTGGCCATAACACGGCTCCACTGA
- a CDS encoding BamA/TamA family outer membrane protein produces MDNDDANKTKYGLFDITLSSDYEWRLAHNLFVGPAIEMSYTNAHSITDYDLWEGEPLRYFTISAGVLLQSDTRDNLTGPNRGHFFELIQLFSPRFLGNEDHSFSSTELSYNLYLPLWKGGVLASRFHGKWTYGHTPWGKMPTLGGAAMRGYYKGRFRDKCATDITFELRQHVYRRSGIAIWGSVGSIYEKWADICFKRLLPEVGIGYRWEFKKNTNVRLDIGFGKHGSGFLFGINEAF; encoded by the coding sequence ATGGATAATGACGATGCAAACAAGACAAAATACGGTCTGTTTGACATAACCTTGTCTTCGGACTATGAATGGAGGCTTGCCCATAATCTTTTCGTAGGCCCTGCCATAGAGATGAGCTATACTAATGCCCACAGTATTACTGACTATGACCTTTGGGAAGGTGAACCGCTCAGATATTTTACAATTTCTGCAGGAGTATTGCTACAATCAGATACACGCGATAATCTCACAGGACCTAACCGGGGCCATTTCTTTGAATTGATCCAACTTTTTTCGCCAAGATTTCTCGGAAACGAAGATCACTCGTTTTCAAGTACGGAACTGAGCTATAATCTCTATCTTCCTCTCTGGAAAGGAGGAGTGCTCGCATCGCGGTTTCATGGCAAATGGACCTACGGTCATACTCCGTGGGGCAAAATGCCTACGCTCGGCGGAGCCGCAATGAGAGGCTATTACAAAGGCCGTTTCCGCGACAAGTGTGCGACTGATATCACATTTGAACTGCGCCAGCATGTATACCGCCGGTCCGGGATAGCTATATGGGGGAGTGTGGGAAGCATATATGAAAAATGGGCTGATATCTGTTTCAAACGCCTGCTCCCTGAGGTCGGAATCGGATATCGTTGGGAATTTAAAAAGAACACGAATGTCAGGCTTGACATCGGCTTCGGGAAGCATGGCTCAGGCTTCCTTTTCGGAATAAACGAAGCTTTCTAA